A DNA window from Paenibacillus andongensis contains the following coding sequences:
- a CDS encoding glycoside hydrolase family 43 protein, producing the protein MQAYLFVHFKEKRTPDGEQVYFGISRDGFHWEEVNGGNPVLWSYYGDKGVRDFTITRTKEGKFFILATDLSLSYGMLNQYQHSWDKISRNGSKCLVLWESDDLIHWSEQRMINLGNEDFGCLWAPDIIHDKKNDDYVIHWSSSHSSNNYGEKGIYYSRTKDFVDFSEAQVLYRKEDSGVIDSAMYEEEGKYYLFLKSERNPANIILMESEHITGPFEKIEEFDHSMESLQSGQYEAPTAVKLDDGRWCLFLDFYGCSAEEQGYVPFIAEKMSTGRFLRSDKSFTFPYGYKHGTILTITMDEYERLKSYKKMPSEY; encoded by the coding sequence ATGCAAGCCTATTTATTTGTACACTTTAAGGAAAAGAGAACACCGGACGGAGAACAAGTTTACTTCGGAATAAGTAGGGATGGATTTCATTGGGAAGAAGTAAACGGCGGAAACCCTGTTTTATGGAGTTATTATGGCGATAAGGGCGTCAGAGATTTTACGATTACTAGAACCAAAGAAGGCAAATTTTTTATTTTAGCAACAGACTTAAGTTTATCCTATGGTATGTTGAATCAGTATCAGCATTCGTGGGATAAGATCTCTAGAAACGGAAGCAAGTGCCTGGTACTTTGGGAGTCTGACGATTTGATTCATTGGTCAGAACAGAGAATGATCAATCTGGGAAATGAAGACTTCGGCTGTTTATGGGCGCCGGATATTATTCACGATAAGAAAAATGATGATTACGTCATTCACTGGTCATCATCCCATAGCAGCAATAACTACGGAGAAAAGGGGATCTATTATTCCCGAACCAAAGATTTTGTGGATTTTTCAGAAGCTCAAGTTTTATACCGGAAAGAAGACAGTGGGGTCATTGATTCAGCGATGTATGAGGAGGAGGGGAAATATTATTTATTCTTAAAGAGTGAACGGAATCCGGCCAATATTATTCTTATGGAATCGGAGCATATAACGGGACCATTTGAGAAGATTGAAGAATTTGATCATAGCATGGAGTCACTGCAATCCGGACAATATGAGGCCCCGACAGCAGTGAAATTGGATGATGGCAGATGGTGCTTATTCCTCGATTTTTATGGCTGTTCTGCGGAAGAACAAGGGTATGTTCCATTCATAGCCGAGAAAATGTCAACAGGAAGATTCCTTCGTTCGGATAAATCGTTTACGTTCCCATATGGCTATAAACATGGTACCATTCTGACGATTACTATGGACGAATATGAAAGATTGAAATCTTATAAAAAAATGCCTTCTGAATATTAG
- a CDS encoding ArsR/SmtB family transcription factor codes for MIKEIPITPANEPKVSLKEYESKFKALADEKRLQIMYELTQRGNTCVCDLTEIVDMPQSKLSYHLKILLDAGMITKETRGTWSYYEINQTEVSRILSEQLCCIFKPARNDGRDCC; via the coding sequence ATGATTAAAGAAATACCAATCACACCAGCCAATGAGCCAAAAGTATCCTTAAAAGAATATGAATCCAAATTTAAAGCACTTGCTGATGAAAAGCGATTACAAATCATGTATGAGCTCACTCAGCGTGGGAATACCTGTGTATGCGATCTTACAGAGATCGTCGATATGCCCCAGTCCAAGCTTTCGTATCATTTGAAGATTCTGTTGGATGCGGGCATGATCACGAAAGAAACACGCGGCACCTGGAGCTACTACGAGATTAATCAAACAGAAGTTAGTCGGATCCTCTCCGAGCAGCTATGCTGCATTTTTAAGCCTGCCCGGAATGATGGCAGAGATTGTTGCTAA
- a CDS encoding ArsI/CadI family heavy metal resistance metalloenzyme: MVKRMHVALNCSNLQKSLDFYQAFFGTAPAKVKDNYAKFELEDPALHFSLNVRTFEKKGVLNHLGFQVNGTKEVLAIGERLRQSGLLLIDEMNTTCCYAVQDKVWVYDPDGNAWEIFYTKEDSEFESAGESSDMSLCCAPVDSAPVKTTSAEECCTPVTGPTTIELGSLKKNSSDTRSCC; the protein is encoded by the coding sequence ATGGTCAAAAGAATGCATGTGGCATTAAACTGTAGCAATCTCCAGAAATCCCTTGATTTTTACCAAGCTTTTTTTGGTACAGCACCGGCCAAGGTCAAAGACAATTATGCCAAGTTCGAGCTTGAAGACCCAGCGTTACACTTTTCATTAAACGTACGCACATTTGAGAAAAAGGGGGTTCTCAACCATTTGGGATTTCAGGTAAATGGCACCAAAGAAGTGTTGGCGATAGGAGAGAGGCTCCGCCAGTCAGGACTCCTTTTGATTGACGAAATGAATACAACTTGCTGCTATGCAGTTCAAGATAAAGTCTGGGTTTATGATCCTGACGGAAATGCATGGGAAATTTTTTATACGAAAGAGGACTCGGAATTTGAAAGCGCAGGAGAATCAAGTGATATGTCACTTTGCTGTGCTCCAGTTGATAGTGCTCCAGTTAAAACAACCTCAGCTGAAGAGTGCTGTACGCCGGTTACCGGACCGACTACAATTGAACTAGGTTCATTAAAGAAAAACAGTAGTGATACACGATCTTGTTGCTAA
- a CDS encoding ABC transporter substrate-binding protein, whose product MKKRFMSASALIIGSMLVLSACGNNSGDTAPVAGDKTAKPEEKPTELTVAFPIFGAVPKELSLVQDSINQIAQKKINATVKLTPISIGNWEQQINLMLSSSEKLDLMFVGGNNYSSYVSKGQIVALSKLLEQHGQGIAKAMDPAYLNAAKISGSIYAIPTIRDFAAYNGLTMRKDLVDKFQIDVSKIRTLDDVEATLKTIKEKEPNVTPLIPGSIGRTMLDSYRTFDMLGDSLGVLPNFDNNLKVVNLYETEEYAQFIKKMRKWYTSGLILKDASTNKTSQFDLIKSNRGFAYFSNMKPGFEQQETKSSGVPMVTANLLQPVSTTTNVTGVMWGIPINSKTPEKAMDFLNLMYSDKDIVNLFDWGVEGKHYVKSDNVIDFPQGVDSKTSGYNLNMGYMFGNQFLSYVFKGDDPKIWDKMDQFNKSALKSKALGFTFDANAVKAEYAAVTNVVTQYKLPLETGSVDPEKILPEFISKLKSAGIDKIIAEKQKQLDEWAKSSK is encoded by the coding sequence ATGAAGAAGAGATTCATGTCGGCAAGCGCACTCATTATAGGGTCTATGCTTGTTCTATCCGCTTGCGGCAACAATAGCGGAGATACGGCGCCAGTAGCCGGGGATAAAACGGCAAAGCCAGAGGAAAAACCGACGGAACTGACTGTTGCTTTCCCGATTTTCGGTGCAGTGCCTAAGGAGTTGTCCTTGGTGCAGGATTCCATTAATCAAATCGCACAGAAAAAAATCAATGCAACTGTGAAGTTGACGCCGATCAGCATTGGGAACTGGGAGCAGCAAATTAATCTGATGCTGAGCAGCAGCGAAAAGCTAGATTTAATGTTTGTAGGAGGCAACAACTACAGCAGTTATGTTTCCAAGGGTCAAATTGTTGCGCTTAGCAAACTGCTCGAACAGCATGGCCAAGGAATAGCAAAAGCGATGGATCCGGCCTACTTGAATGCAGCCAAAATTTCTGGATCCATCTACGCCATTCCTACCATCCGCGACTTTGCCGCGTATAATGGTCTGACAATGCGGAAGGATTTGGTCGACAAGTTTCAAATCGATGTCAGTAAAATTCGTACGCTAGACGATGTGGAGGCCACATTGAAAACGATCAAGGAGAAAGAGCCAAATGTGACGCCGCTGATTCCAGGCAGTATCGGCAGAACGATGCTCGATTCGTACCGTACGTTTGACATGCTGGGGGATTCACTTGGTGTTCTTCCGAATTTTGATAATAATCTCAAAGTAGTCAATTTGTACGAAACGGAAGAATATGCTCAGTTTATTAAGAAGATGAGAAAATGGTATACATCTGGCTTGATTCTGAAAGACGCCTCAACGAATAAAACTTCTCAGTTTGATTTGATCAAGTCGAACCGCGGATTTGCCTATTTCTCCAATATGAAGCCGGGGTTTGAACAGCAAGAGACGAAGAGCAGCGGTGTGCCTATGGTCACGGCAAACTTGCTTCAGCCGGTTTCTACAACTACGAACGTCACAGGTGTCATGTGGGGGATACCAATTAACTCCAAAACACCGGAAAAAGCGATGGATTTCCTGAACCTTATGTATTCAGACAAAGATATCGTCAACCTCTTCGATTGGGGTGTGGAAGGGAAACATTATGTCAAATCGGACAATGTCATCGACTTTCCTCAAGGTGTTGATTCCAAAACTTCGGGCTACAACCTGAATATGGGGTATATGTTCGGCAATCAATTCCTTTCCTATGTATTCAAGGGTGACGATCCGAAAATTTGGGACAAAATGGACCAATTTAACAAATCGGCATTAAAATCAAAGGCGCTGGGCTTTACGTTCGATGCAAATGCGGTCAAGGCGGAATATGCCGCGGTGACCAACGTGGTTACGCAGTACAAGCTTCCGCTCGAGACGGGGAGTGTCGATCCGGAGAAAATCTTGCCGGAGTTTATCTCCAAGCTGAAATCCGCAGGAATAGATAAAATTATCGCAGAGAAGCAAAAGCAGCTCGACGAGTGGGCGAAAAGCAGTAAATAA
- the arsC gene encoding arsenate reductase (thioredoxin) has product MDKKLVYFLCTGNSCRSQMADGFLKALGSDKYEVKSAGLEAHGLNPRAVQVMKEAGVDITDHTSDVIDPEILQEADYIITLCGHANDNCPVVRNDKAVRWHWGFDDPAKAVGTELEIMAKFREVRDSISNRIERFVKEGE; this is encoded by the coding sequence ATGGATAAGAAACTGGTGTATTTTCTTTGTACAGGAAACTCCTGCAGAAGCCAAATGGCAGACGGGTTTCTGAAAGCGTTGGGTAGTGACAAATATGAAGTTAAAAGTGCTGGATTGGAAGCACACGGACTTAACCCCCGAGCAGTACAGGTGATGAAAGAGGCTGGCGTTGATATTACAGATCACACATCAGATGTAATCGACCCTGAAATCCTTCAAGAAGCCGATTACATCATTACGCTTTGCGGTCACGCAAACGATAATTGCCCAGTCGTACGTAATGATAAAGCAGTGCGATGGCATTGGGGATTTGATGATCCTGCAAAAGCAGTAGGGACTGAATTAGAAATAATGGCTAAATTTCGTGAAGTTCGGGATTCCATTTCAAATCGCATAGAGCGGTTTGTGAAAGAGGGGGAATAA
- a CDS encoding glycoside hydrolase family 2 protein — protein MPLNDQWTFTKNNNPSYVLEPIQDGQSVILPHSWNDIDGQGDSGEQYYRGQCWYQRILNISQENLTKRIYLEIGAAGNMGHVYVNGSLVGDSRCGYAMFRVPLTPYLKEGENLIAIMADNSYDNTVFPLMADFTFYGGLYREVKLLIMDDIHFDVMDNGRDGVYLTQRKIAPETFELAVHGQIVNESSVSKEGVLKILLKDEVGRTVMEASSELVFENEANFSIRSEIANPILWDGVDQPYLYTVEVSAVIEGQVCDSRHVAIGFRTVEATTEQGLLLNGKPVKINGVCRHQDFAGVGNAITKKHMDEDMALIREIGANSLRLAHYQHDDYFYSLCDRHGLLVWAEIPFISIPSTKDPENRNAEEQLEKLIKQAYNHSSIYCWGVQNEITIAVETEQTYTTIKKLETLAKQLDPNRLTVQANINGVENDSIINSFTDLIGYNLYYGWYYGEIKDLQDRLDEFHQVQPQIPVIISEYGVDTNPKYHSSTPGVQDYTEEYQLLFHHNALEAFDKRSFVLGGYVWNMFDFGSANRKEGGETGKNLKGLVTLDRKIKKDAFYLYKAYWSKAPFVHLAGRRFVNRHQKLNDIVILSNVSHVKVYLNQTHLTEINGGEPMKIVKDVSFIEGENCVRVEGTDEHGFIHTDEIVLRYAAEIDQSYIHVKPEKAKNVVNWFEKFDLSNAEPIELRDGYYSTFDTIKDLYANEEAKAVYLKYFGDMTNNPFFEVMRGVMSIQKMSQLVQFNIVPELLSVINKELNAIKK, from the coding sequence ATGCCATTAAACGATCAATGGACATTCACGAAAAATAATAATCCCTCCTACGTACTTGAGCCCATACAAGACGGCCAGTCCGTCATACTGCCTCATTCCTGGAACGATATCGACGGTCAAGGCGATAGTGGTGAACAGTACTATCGGGGGCAATGCTGGTATCAGCGGATTTTGAACATTTCCCAAGAGAATTTGACAAAACGCATCTACCTGGAAATCGGCGCCGCCGGGAATATGGGTCATGTTTATGTCAATGGCAGCTTGGTCGGGGACAGCCGATGCGGATATGCCATGTTTAGGGTCCCTTTAACCCCCTACTTGAAAGAGGGAGAAAATCTTATCGCCATTATGGCTGATAACAGCTACGACAACACGGTGTTCCCTTTAATGGCTGACTTTACCTTCTATGGCGGCTTGTACAGAGAAGTGAAGCTTCTTATCATGGACGATATTCATTTTGACGTCATGGACAACGGGCGGGATGGTGTCTATTTAACGCAACGGAAAATCGCCCCAGAAACGTTTGAATTGGCCGTTCATGGTCAAATCGTGAATGAATCCTCTGTCTCCAAAGAGGGAGTCCTTAAGATACTGCTCAAGGATGAAGTAGGAAGAACAGTCATGGAGGCAAGCTCAGAACTTGTTTTTGAAAATGAAGCAAATTTCAGCATAAGAAGCGAAATTGCAAATCCGATTCTTTGGGACGGCGTAGATCAACCCTATCTGTATACGGTAGAGGTATCCGCCGTCATCGAGGGACAAGTCTGTGATTCGCGGCATGTCGCGATAGGATTTAGGACGGTTGAAGCAACGACGGAGCAAGGCTTGCTCTTGAATGGCAAACCAGTCAAGATTAACGGCGTATGCCGACATCAGGACTTCGCCGGTGTGGGCAATGCCATTACGAAAAAGCATATGGATGAAGATATGGCCTTGATCCGGGAAATCGGAGCGAACAGCCTTCGTCTTGCCCATTACCAGCATGATGACTATTTTTACAGCTTGTGCGACCGTCACGGTTTACTGGTATGGGCTGAAATTCCGTTTATCAGCATTCCTTCCACCAAAGATCCGGAAAACCGCAATGCGGAAGAACAGCTGGAAAAGCTTATTAAACAAGCGTATAATCACTCCTCTATCTATTGTTGGGGCGTACAAAACGAGATTACGATTGCCGTAGAAACGGAGCAAACGTATACAACCATTAAGAAACTGGAGACTTTGGCTAAACAATTAGACCCTAACCGCTTAACGGTTCAAGCCAATATTAACGGTGTTGAGAATGACAGTATAATAAATAGCTTTACTGACCTGATCGGATACAATTTATACTACGGCTGGTATTATGGTGAAATCAAAGATTTGCAAGATCGCCTCGATGAATTTCATCAAGTTCAACCTCAAATTCCGGTAATCATCTCCGAATACGGGGTGGATACGAATCCCAAGTACCATTCTTCTACGCCTGGGGTCCAAGATTATACAGAGGAGTACCAGCTGTTATTCCATCACAATGCTTTGGAAGCCTTCGATAAGCGATCGTTTGTATTGGGCGGTTATGTATGGAACATGTTTGATTTCGGCAGTGCAAACAGAAAAGAAGGCGGCGAAACCGGAAAGAACTTGAAGGGACTTGTTACACTTGACCGGAAAATCAAAAAGGACGCCTTTTATCTTTACAAAGCCTACTGGTCTAAGGCTCCTTTCGTTCATTTAGCCGGCCGTCGATTTGTGAATAGACACCAAAAACTCAATGATATCGTGATCTTGTCGAATGTGTCTCATGTCAAAGTTTATCTAAATCAGACTCATCTTACCGAAATAAACGGTGGCGAACCGATGAAAATCGTGAAGGATGTTTCGTTTATCGAAGGGGAGAATTGCGTAAGAGTTGAAGGTACAGACGAGCATGGCTTCATCCATACGGATGAGATTGTGCTTCGTTATGCAGCGGAAATAGATCAAAGTTATATCCACGTTAAACCGGAAAAAGCAAAAAATGTCGTCAACTGGTTCGAAAAGTTTGATCTGTCCAATGCTGAGCCTATCGAATTGAGAGACGGGTATTATTCTACATTTGACACGATCAAAGATCTTTATGCCAATGAAGAGGCGAAAGCGGTATATCTTAAATACTTCGGAGATATGACCAATAATCCGTTCTTTGAGGTAATGAGAGGGGTCATGTCTATTCAGAAAATGTCCCAACTGGTGCAATTCAACATTGTCCCGGAATTGCTCTCCGTCATCAATAAAGAACTGAATGCGATAAAAAAATGA
- a CDS encoding response regulator → MLQLLIVDDEIHAVEGIRSGVDWKKLGITSVFSAFTVKQAKELFENERIDIMLCDIEMPQATGLELAEWVRERYSSTATIFLTCHADFKYAQQALQLGSLDYILKPIPFDELEKTILKAVEKINKDSELVEFSQYGQFWFQHQPMLIERFWLDIINQTIPPRAESVSRAAADRNIPYAEQMTFAPVLISMQRWHKHVTMREEKILEYALTNTAEEVILGNKKNGQIIPLNRGRLLAILSAESYSDIELLLKQSCERYIDACRKYFYCDLSCYIGEKVHGHEMFEMVKRLGENEKNNVAYNNKIFLLSGDQLQPVSRQLPDMSTWSIMLKEGEFAKVLEEATSFLDLLLRQNGLDANLLRQFYQDFQQAMYYMLQTKGIQAHQLFSDTISLEFSANATRSVTDLIAWMNHVVSKAMEYVNTVEQSFSVVQRVISYIKQHIAEDLSREEIANHVFLNPDYLTRIFKKETGMAVSDYLFHERLKLAQELLAKTDMPVSAVASHIGYANFSHFSRMFKKHTNLNPIEYRQLHQPV, encoded by the coding sequence ATGCTTCAATTATTGATTGTAGACGATGAAATTCATGCTGTAGAAGGAATCCGGTCGGGAGTCGATTGGAAGAAGCTTGGCATAACCTCCGTATTCTCGGCTTTTACCGTAAAACAAGCCAAAGAGTTGTTCGAAAATGAACGAATAGATATTATGCTGTGTGATATCGAGATGCCACAAGCCACGGGACTAGAGCTAGCAGAATGGGTTAGGGAGCGATATTCGAGCACGGCGACGATATTCTTGACCTGTCATGCTGATTTCAAATATGCCCAACAAGCTCTCCAGTTAGGTAGTCTGGACTACATTCTCAAACCGATTCCTTTCGATGAGTTGGAAAAAACGATTCTCAAAGCGGTTGAGAAAATCAATAAAGATTCGGAATTAGTCGAATTTAGCCAATATGGCCAATTCTGGTTCCAACATCAACCCATGCTGATTGAGCGGTTCTGGCTGGATATCATCAACCAGACGATACCGCCTAGAGCGGAGTCGGTAAGTCGAGCCGCGGCGGATCGCAACATTCCTTATGCTGAACAAATGACATTTGCCCCGGTACTAATTAGCATGCAGAGATGGCACAAGCATGTGACGATGCGCGAAGAGAAGATTTTGGAATATGCGCTAACAAATACGGCTGAGGAAGTCATTCTGGGGAACAAAAAAAACGGACAAATTATACCGTTAAACAGAGGAAGATTGCTAGCTATCTTATCTGCCGAAAGTTATTCTGACATCGAGTTGTTGTTGAAACAATCTTGCGAACGTTATATTGACGCCTGCAGAAAGTATTTTTACTGCGATCTTTCCTGTTATATTGGTGAAAAAGTACACGGTCACGAAATGTTTGAGATGGTAAAACGACTTGGTGAAAATGAGAAAAACAACGTGGCCTATAACAATAAGATTTTCCTGCTTTCAGGGGATCAATTACAACCTGTTAGTAGACAGCTCCCCGACATGAGCACGTGGTCTATTATGCTGAAGGAGGGGGAGTTCGCTAAAGTATTGGAAGAAGCAACTTCTTTTTTGGATCTGTTGTTGCGGCAGAACGGCTTGGATGCAAACCTGCTCCGCCAATTTTACCAGGATTTTCAGCAAGCGATGTATTATATGCTCCAGACGAAAGGTATTCAAGCTCACCAATTGTTTAGCGATACCATCTCGCTGGAGTTTTCCGCAAACGCGACCCGCTCCGTTACCGATCTGATCGCATGGATGAACCACGTTGTAAGCAAAGCGATGGAGTATGTGAATACAGTCGAACAATCCTTCAGTGTTGTCCAAAGAGTTATTAGTTACATTAAGCAGCATATTGCAGAAGACTTGTCGAGGGAAGAAATTGCGAATCACGTGTTTTTGAATCCGGACTATTTGACCCGGATCTTTAAAAAGGAAACGGGCATGGCCGTATCGGATTATCTGTTTCACGAACGGCTCAAGCTTGCCCAGGAACTGCTCGCGAAAACCGATATGCCGGTCAGCGCCGTGGCATCGCATATCGGGTATGCGAATTTCTCCCATTTCTCCCGGATGTTCAAGAAGCATACCAACCTGAATCCGATTGAATACCGCCAACTGCACCAACCAGTTTAA
- a CDS encoding sensor histidine kinase, translating into MGLRLPRISWNSIRFKLVAGLLFVTVPLITLLIYNNFYSIHVVHNQVALSIKNLITLYEGQIDTQLQDADRNLISLVTSDYSVRSMNTPNSEDEYQLAKHSVSDKLSSDIVLYKSVDAFYVYSQSRQDLLDVFKASVTFPERDQVEQYLHRLLSEHPNLAEIRRSGWFVQKIGQDYYMLRVIQSGDLYIGAWVNAKTLLIPLNLINLGSEGSALFVTNQGELMVSTNPLPDENIDFSKNFQQFYMSGSRNNLLIVGEPSQKGDFNLVAVIPDRQILQNLPSLTRVIEMISLTSIVLLPISLFFLRHILLLPLKRMIAVMRRINDGNVNVRIESYPASDEFLLVNQTFNRMMSQIEELKINVYEEQLSKHKTELQHLQLQINPHFFMNSLNILFNLAQVKNYELIQEMTLCLVQYFRFMFRSNLTFVSLREELQHVRNYIRIQELRFPNSLTCTIDAPDFLENIPIPPLVIQTFLENSIKHSVTLEEPVHISVAIDLMENGLEPYIEIIIRDTGKGFSQDVLAEIGSGNRVVDEQGEHIGIWNVRKRLQLLYGEHAAISCYNGFPSGAVIEIKLPYQSER; encoded by the coding sequence ATGGGATTACGACTTCCACGTATATCTTGGAATTCCATTCGGTTCAAGCTGGTGGCCGGGCTGCTATTTGTTACGGTTCCTCTCATCACGCTGCTGATCTACAATAATTTCTACAGCATTCATGTCGTACACAATCAGGTGGCGTTGTCGATCAAAAATTTAATAACTTTGTATGAGGGGCAAATCGATACGCAACTGCAGGATGCGGATCGTAATTTGATCAGCTTGGTGACTTCCGATTATAGTGTCCGTTCCATGAATACTCCTAATTCAGAGGACGAATATCAGCTCGCCAAGCATAGCGTTTCAGATAAACTATCAAGTGATATAGTTCTTTACAAATCGGTCGATGCTTTTTATGTGTATTCACAGTCAAGACAGGATTTGTTGGACGTTTTCAAAGCATCCGTTACATTTCCGGAGAGGGATCAGGTTGAGCAATATTTACATCGTTTGCTGAGCGAACATCCTAACCTTGCGGAGATTCGTCGCAGTGGCTGGTTCGTTCAGAAAATCGGACAAGACTATTATATGCTGCGCGTGATTCAATCAGGTGATCTGTATATCGGGGCATGGGTCAACGCTAAGACTCTGCTTATCCCATTGAATCTAATTAATTTGGGCAGCGAAGGGAGCGCTCTTTTTGTAACTAATCAAGGGGAGTTGATGGTCAGCACCAATCCATTGCCTGATGAAAACATTGATTTCTCGAAAAACTTTCAGCAGTTTTATATGTCAGGAAGCAGGAATAACTTGCTAATTGTCGGGGAGCCCTCGCAAAAAGGCGACTTTAACTTGGTGGCGGTTATTCCGGACAGACAAATTTTACAAAATTTGCCTAGTTTGACGCGTGTCATAGAGATGATTTCACTTACCTCCATTGTACTTTTACCGATAAGTCTTTTTTTTCTCCGCCACATTCTGCTCCTGCCGCTTAAACGGATGATTGCAGTTATGAGAAGAATCAATGATGGAAACGTGAACGTTCGAATCGAGTCTTATCCGGCATCTGATGAGTTTCTATTGGTCAACCAAACCTTTAACAGAATGATGTCGCAAATCGAAGAATTGAAAATCAATGTATACGAAGAACAGCTTAGCAAGCACAAAACGGAGCTTCAGCATCTACAGTTGCAGATTAACCCGCATTTTTTCATGAATTCTTTGAACATCCTGTTTAATCTGGCTCAAGTGAAAAACTACGAATTGATTCAGGAAATGACGTTATGTCTTGTCCAGTATTTCAGATTCATGTTTCGAAGTAATTTGACGTTCGTCTCGTTGCGGGAAGAATTGCAGCATGTCCGTAACTATATCCGGATTCAGGAGCTCAGGTTCCCTAATAGCTTAACTTGTACGATTGATGCACCCGATTTTTTGGAAAATATTCCGATACCCCCGTTGGTGATTCAAACCTTTTTGGAAAATTCCATCAAGCATAGTGTTACGCTGGAGGAACCCGTGCATATTTCGGTTGCTATCGATTTGATGGAAAACGGATTGGAACCTTATATCGAAATCATCATTCGCGATACTGGGAAAGGATTTTCACAGGATGTATTAGCTGAGATTGGTTCCGGAAACCGCGTGGTCGACGAACAAGGCGAGCATATTGGTATTTGGAATGTTCGTAAGCGATTGCAACTGTTATATGGAGAGCATGCGGCCATATCCTGTTACAATGGTTTCCCTAGCGGCGCTGTTATAGAAATCAAGCTTCCATATCAATCGGAAAGATAG
- a CDS encoding MIP/aquaporin family protein, whose product MKKKLLAEFIGTYFLVFAGPGSMVIDDITKSITHVGVALTFGLVVMALIYTFGHISGAHFNPAVTIGFMVRGEMTARNSLYYIVIQFAAATAASYTLYLLFGNIANLGATLPYSTEGQSFVLEFILTFVLMMVILGSAVHGKAIKSFAGIAIGGTVGLMAMFAGPISGASMNPARSLGPAIISGVTQHLWLYLVATVLGAITASLTYKLLHE is encoded by the coding sequence ATGAAGAAGAAGTTGCTTGCTGAATTTATTGGTACCTACTTTTTGGTCTTTGCTGGCCCAGGCTCAATGGTTATTGACGACATCACCAAAAGCATTACGCACGTCGGGGTTGCCTTGACCTTTGGACTTGTCGTCATGGCTCTCATCTATACGTTTGGGCATATATCCGGTGCTCATTTTAATCCCGCGGTTACCATCGGTTTTATGGTGCGTGGCGAGATGACGGCAAGAAATAGCCTATATTATATCGTCATACAGTTTGCCGCAGCGACTGCTGCGAGTTACACGCTTTATTTGTTATTTGGGAATATCGCAAATCTAGGTGCCACACTCCCGTATTCAACAGAAGGACAATCGTTTGTTCTTGAATTTATTTTAACGTTTGTCCTTATGATGGTGATTTTAGGATCGGCCGTACACGGTAAAGCAATCAAAAGCTTCGCTGGTATAGCAATCGGAGGCACAGTTGGACTCATGGCGATGTTTGCAGGTCCGATAAGCGGAGCCTCCATGAATCCAGCACGGTCGTTGGGACCGGCTATCATTTCCGGCGTAACGCAACATTTATGGTTGTATTTAGTGGCAACTGTCCTTGGAGCTATAACTGCCTCACTGACATATAAACTATTACATGAATAA
- a CDS encoding transposase — protein sequence MASIAIPDIYMKQPYTITNAKGKQVNKQKYVQIAAVMATHLKEDETSKIELNEDDETPATYKGAYLLISNRYDAPKEALQTYVKRWRIEVFFRTAKQELSFEKCHSESEAHHHAHFELLFTAETLLAVALFEMNKEKTSDGKGCTHGEMVCGLSHTRCQTCTRNHKCQERIHIDFDVEVKRFARLIRLFWPPHYLMLLRKREGKLFFRIL from the coding sequence ATGGCATCCATCGCGATTCCAGATATTTATATGAAGCAGCCGTATACCATAACGAACGCCAAAGGAAAACAAGTCAATAAACAAAAATATGTTCAGATAGCGGCTGTTATGGCTACGCATTTAAAGGAAGACGAAACTTCAAAAATTGAATTGAACGAAGATGATGAAACCCCTGCCACTTACAAAGGGGCTTACTTGCTCATTAGCAACCGATACGATGCACCGAAGGAAGCGTTGCAGACTTATGTAAAACGCTGGCGCATTGAAGTTTTTTTTCGTACAGCCAAGCAAGAATTGTCTTTTGAAAAATGCCACTCGGAATCCGAAGCGCATCACCACGCCCATTTTGAACTACTATTTACAGCAGAGACTTTACTAGCTGTTGCTTTATTTGAAATGAACAAAGAAAAAACGAGTGATGGTAAAGGCTGCACCCACGGCGAAATGGTCTGCGGCCTCTCCCATACTCGTTGCCAAACCTGCACAAGAAACCACAAATGTCAAGAGCGAATCCACATTGATTTTGACGTAGAAGTGAAGCGGTTTGCAAGACTTATTCGATTATTTTGGCCACCGCATTATTTAATGCTTCTTCGGAAGAGGGAGGGGAAGTTATTTTTTCGCATTCTTTAA